The segment GAGAAGAAAGGAAATCCGCGTAAGCCCTCAAAATCACAAAGGCAGCGGGACCGACGGCTTAAGCGATTTTGAACAGCCGCTTGGCGTTGCCGCTGGTTCGTCCGGCAATTTCATCCACAGACATATTGTGGAGCGACGCCAGCTGTTTCGCGACTTGCGATACATACGCCGGTTCGTTTCGTTTGCCCCGATAGGGAACGGGCGTGAGATACGGACAATCGGTTTCGATCAACAGGCGGTCCAGCGGCGTATTCGCGGCAATCTCACGGAGCATGGTCGCGTTCTGAAACGTGAGGATCCCGGAAAAGGACAGATAGAATCCCAGGTCCAGCGCATCCTTTGCCAGCCAAGCGTCCCCGGAAAAGCAATGAAACACCCCACCGACGTCTGACGCTTTCTCTTCCTTTAAAATCGTAATCGTGTCTTCCTGGGCTTCCCGCGTGTGGATGATCACGGGCAGCTTGAGTTCACGCGCGAGCTGAACCTGCTCACGAAACCGCTCACGCTGGTCTTTCGGCGACGAATGGTTATAGTGAAAATCCAGTCCGATTTCACCATAGGCCACGACCTGTCGATGTTTCGCAAGGCGACGAAACTCGTCGTACCAGGTGTCCTGGATGTGCTTGACTTCATGCGGGTGAACACCGATCGAGGCATAGACGAATGGATGCCGGTCAGCAAGCTGTACGGCCGCTTGGCTGGTGGCGAGATCGCAGCCGATGGTTATAAAGGCCTCAACGCCGGCCTCCCGTGCGCGGGCGATCACGGCTTCCCGGTCGTCGTTGTAACGGGCATCGTCCAGATGCGTGTGAGTGTCGATCAGCATCGGGGTATCGTAGCACGGGCGATTCCTGCAGCGGAAGAGCCGGAGGCCTCGGATGAATCCGTCGTTGAAGCTCGGACCGGGAGTTGTTGTAAATGATACGGAACCTTAGTTATACGAACGCTCCATCTCGGTAGAGGAGAAAGAGGTTGACAGAAACAGAACCCATCATCTATTGATAGCAATTATCAAGATCATTGAAGAGGCCAGAGGTCGTGGAGACCGGAGCCCAAGGCGTCGTGACGCCTTGGGCTTTTTTATTGAGCGCGATGGATCATAAGGAGATGGATGATGAGGACTCAAGACACACATCTCGTAGAAGCTGAACTCATAGTTTCACGTGATATTTCTGATGTGGGAACCGCACTGACCCTCTCGTATGTGCAGATCGCCTCTCTGTTTCATCGGTACCGGGAAGAGCTCACACGTCGGCTTGTCGGTATGGTGAAATCACGCGAAACAGCGGCGGACCTCGTGCAGGATACGTATCTGCGGCTGCTTCGGCTTGCCGACACGCACGTTGTTGAGCAGCCGCGTGCGTTGCTCCATCGCATTGCGGCGAATCTGGCGATAGACCATCTGCGGAAAGAGAAGAACGGCGTCCAAACCATCGATGGCATGGATGCCGCAATGGCAGTACCCTCTCAAGCGCCTTCGCCGGAACGGGAGCTGCTCGCCAAACAGCGGCTTCGCCTGTGTCTCCAGGCGATCGGGCAGCTTCCTCCGCGCAGCCGTGAAGCGTTCGTGCTGTGCCGAGTGTATGGGTATTCCTATCAAGAAATCGCCGCACGCATGAACATCTCGGAGAGCGGGGTGGAAAAGCTACTGATGCGTGCGCTGGATCAAAGTTGTGAGGCTCTCGACGCAATAGACCGCCGCCAGTGAGGATCTTGGTCCGTTGAATCGTCACACTGTATACTGGCTCCGGTCTCGTCGCTCACCTGCGACAAGACCGGCTTATGCAGAATACGAATGATTCAGATAACATGGTGCTTTCGGAGGAAGAAGCCCGGCTCAGGAAAGAAGCCGTAGCTTGGGTCATTCGTCTGCAGAACAGCGGCCGATCGCAGGAGGACCATCGAGCGTTCAAGGCCTGGCAGGCGCAGAGTCCTCGGCATGCCCTCCTGTACCATAAGGTCTCTCGATTATGGGAGAGTCCTGAGCTGAGCGCGGCTGCGGCTGTTGCGGCTGGGGTAGGGGCGTCCGGGTTCAAGGCAAAGCCTGTCTTCGCTCTACGATGGCCGATTCTGGCTGCCGCGTGCATTGTGTTGGCGGCTATCCTAGCCGATCATGTTGATGTAACCACAGGCTGGCAGGCCGATTATCGGACCGGATCCGGAGAGCGGCGCACGGTTGAGTTACCGGACCGCTCGATTGTCACGCTCAATACGCAATCAGCGATCGCGCTCTTATTTGACGACGGGGTTCGTCGTGTTCGGCTGCTTAAAGGCGAAGTCCTCTTTAACGTTCAGCAGAATGCAGCCCGTCCGTTTATCGTGGACAGTACCGCAACCGCCGTTCGAGCTGTTGGAACAACCTTCGTCGTCCGGGCACAGTCGAGTGGAGAGCAAATCACTGTCCTCGAAGGGGCCGTCGAAGTTCATTCTCACGGTCAGACCACTTCTCCGGTAGCGGTCACAGCCGGATCGCAGATCCGGACGGAGCATGGCCACATGGGTCGACCGCATTCTGTCAATGTGCCGGTGGCCTCTGCCTGGCTGCAGGGACGGCTTATTGTGAATGGCGTGCCGTTTGCCCAAGTGCTGGAAGAGTTGCGACGGTATCATCCAGGCACGATCGTCCTATTGAACCAGCGTGTGGGTGAAACCAACGTGACAGGGACCTATAACGTGGACGATCCCGTTGCCGCGCTTGAGCTGCTTGTCAAAACTGTTCCGGTCTCGATGGTCGGTCTGGCTAATCGTTTCGTTCTTCTCTTCTAATTTTTTCAAAAACATTTCCTGTGCATCGAAACAGGTGAGGGAATGCCTATTTTTCTGCGTCTCCTAAGGGATGGTTCAGAACAGGAGGCGTTTGGGATCATGAAACGGCAAGCAATGAACGACCACGAAAACTGTGTTTCACACTCTCAAGAGGAGAGGGCAGGGTGGATATATCCATCATGGCTGCGGCGATTCAGCTTGGTCTTGTTCCTTTTTACTCTCGTGGTGCCTGTAGCGGGCGATATTTTTGCTCAAGACAATGTTTCCACTGGGGCGCCAAGCGTTCCTCTCGAGTTCAATATACCCACGCAACCGCTTGGCAGTGCGTTGAATGCCTTCGCCGAGGCCACTGGTTGGCAGGTCAGTGTTCCAACTGAGTTGATCGCCGGCAGGATCTCATCCGGCATCAGCGGCAAGTGTACCCCGGAGGAGGCGCTGCAAGTGCTGTTGACCGGAACAGGACTGACTTATCGCGTGACCGGAGCCAATGCCGTGACGCTCGTGCCGGGCGCTGATCCACCCGCTGCGACTTCTCCGGTGCTGGGGGAGGAGAGGGGAACGTCACCGGATCCGGCAGGTGAGTCGATGGCGATTGCTCAGCAAAAGCCGATCAAGGTCCCGGAAGTCACGGTGAAAGAGGTGAAAATGCGGAATCAAGGCTATACGGCCGAGGACGCGTCAACTGCCATGAGGATTCCGGTGCCCATCCATGATATTCCCCGCTCCGTCGAAGTAATTACGCGGCAGGTCATGGAGGATCAAAAAGTGATTCGCATGAATGACGCGTTGCGGAACGTGAGCGGCGTGTTTCTGTCACAATCGCAAGGTGGAAGAGGCGGCCAGTTCATGATCCGTGGGTTCACGTCAACTTTGAATGTGTTCAAGAACGGGTTCCGCGATGACAGTACGTTCGGTTCGCGGGTGTCACGCGATATCATCAACCTTGAAAGCATTGAGGTCGTGAAGGGCCCCCCATCCTACCTCTATGGCCGTTCCGATCCGGGAGGTGTGATCAATCAGATCACGAAGGCTCCCCTAAAAAGCTCATATTATGCCCCCGAAATGATTTTTGGAAGTTACAACCTGTACCGTCCGACCATCGATGTCGGCGGGCCGCTGAATGAGAGCAAAACGCTGACCTATCGGTTCAACGGCATGTATGAGTCGGCAGAGAGTTTCCGGGAAGGCGTGAAGACCGACCGAGTCTTTCTGGCCCCCACGATCGGGTGGGAGATCGGACCGCGCACGACCTTTCGGTTCGAAGGCGAATATTTATATGATAAGACGCCGATTGATCGCGGCATTGTTGCGCTGGGTGGCGGGCCGGCGCCCATTCCGATCAGCCGCTTTCTTGGCGATCCGACTCGTCGACTGGAGTCGCATGGTGGAAAGGCCACACTGATACTGCTTCATGAGTTGAATGCTCAGCTTCGGTTGCGCAGCGCCTTTCGCGCAGCCGTCACGCGTGAAAACTACTCGAGTCTCGAAGGCTGGGAACTCACTCCGTCCACAGGCGTGCTGTCGCTGGTGCGTTTTGAACTGCCTTCGACCAATCAGTCGCACTATTGGCAGAATGAACTGCTAGGGTCATTCACGACCTGGTCGGTCAAACACAAGAGTATCCTTGGCGTGGAGCTGGGACGAGAAGTGCAATCGCAGCAGTTCCGGAGCGATTTTGCGGCGCTGGGCGGGTTTATCAATATATTTAACCCGGCGCAGCGCCTCTTTGCCGATGGCCCACTTCCTTTTGCGGATAATTTTCTCAGCACGAACAGCATTCTGGGCGTCTATGCAGGGGACCAGATCGACCTCTTGCCGAACCTGCACGTCCATCTGGGTGGGCGATATGATGTGATTGAGCAAAAAGAGAGGAGCCGGCCGGATGACTTCGATCCTACAACGCGAGGGACTAATACGACGGAAACCGCGTTCAGCCCCTCCATCGGAGCCGCGTATCAGCCTTGGCCGTGGGTGTCGATCTTTGCCAACTACACGGAATCCTTTGCCCCGCAGTTCGCGGGAGCGCGCAGCTTCACGGGAGACATCTTTCGACCTGAACGGGGGAAAGCCATCGAGGGTGGTCTGAAGTTTCAGGCGGCGGGCGGGCGGCTCCGCTCGACCCTGGCTGGCTTCAATATTACCAAGCGGAATGTGTTGACGACCGATCCCGTCAATGGCCCGTTCTTCTCGGTCACCGCGGGCGAGCAGCGCAGCCGGGGGTTCGAATTCGATCTGAACGGGGAGATCTGGCCAGGCTGGAACATCATTGCAACCTACGCCTATACGGACGCGAAGGTCACAGAAGACAATACTTTCGCCATCGGGAGTAGGCTCGCGAATGTGCCGCTGCATCAAGGGAGCCTGTGGACGACGTACTTTCTCCAGGAAGGACTTGCCAAGGGGTTGGGGGCGGGGGTCGGAATCTATGCGCAGGGACGTCGTCAGGGGATCAACACATGCCAGAATCCGGCAGATTGCGGAACGCCGTTTGACATGCCCGGTTTTGTCCGGTTGGATGCGGCAGTGTACTACCGAAAACCGGAACTGTTCCACAGGACGAATCTCTTGGCGGCCATAAATTTCACCAATCTGCTCGATCAGCGCTACTTCACGGGCTCTCAGTTCTCCGGCCTGGCCCTGTATCCCGGTGCTCCGCTGACCGTGATCGGTTCGGTGAAACTGGAGTTCAATTAGTCAAACTGTTCGAGGTGAAATGGAGGACAGTTCTTGACCTTGTACTGCTCTCGGCCAATCAAACGGGAGAGGTGCAAAACCAAGAACCGACCATCCACTTGCACGTTGCACGCACTCATTCGGGTGCTGTTCGCGCTAGTCCGTCTTCGCCCGATTAGCCCAGATCCCTCCGGCGATCACGAGGAGCATCAGCGCCTGTGGCACAAGGGTCTGCAGGGTCGGGTGGATGCCCAGTAAAGGCAGTGAGACGAAGCGAATCCTTGTCACGTCCAACACACCTGCCTCTTGCAGGGCCGCAATTCCGTTACCGACAAAGACGATGGCCATCAAGGCCAGCAGGATCGAGGAAATCGTGAAGAACGGACCGATCGGCAGGCGCACGCTGTAACGAAGAATCACGCCACTGATCAAGACCAGCATCAGCACCGCGGCCACGATGCCCCACAGCACCGCTTCATGCCTATCGACGCCGGCCTGCGCCCACAGCGTTTCGTAGAAGAGAATCACCTCGAAGATCTCGCGGTAGACGACGAGGAACGAGATGCCGGCCATGGCCCACAGTGTGCGCATGCCCAGCGCCACGGTGATCTGTTCGCGGATGAAGCGGTTCCAGGCTTGCGCGTTCGAGCGGCTGTGCAACCACCAGCCGACATAGAGCAGCATGGCCGCGGCCAGCAAGGCGGTGATGCCTTCGGTCAATTCGCGGCCGACGCCCGACATCTTCAGCGCGTAGCCGGCGATTCCCCATGTGACACCCCCCAACGCGACGGCTCCGATCCATCCGGCGTGGATATAGGGCAAGGCCTCCTGTCGCTTGGTTTTGACGACGAAAGCCACAATAGCCGAAACCACAAGGATCGACTCCAGTCCTTCGCGTAACAGGATCACCAGGGAACTGGCAAAGGCCGCACTCGGTGACAGATTACTTCCAGAGAGCGCGGTGTCCGCACGGTCGAGCAGCGCGATGACTCGTACCGACTGCGCCGTCACGGCCTCGGACGGTCGCCCTTCACCGATGGCCGAGCGGAGCGCGATCATCTCACGTTCTGTTTCAAGGCGTAGCGGCGAGTCTACGTTGTCTAATGTCGATTCGATTAACTCGAACCCTTCGAGGTAGGCCGCGATCGCGAGGCGCCGCGCGCTGTCTCGATCGCCTTTCGCATAGGCCCGCGATGCCTCTTCGAGCTTGGCGCGCGAGAAGGCGAGTGGTGTGTGAACCATGGTCTGCAGCGCATCGGGATGCCGGGTCAGGTAGGCGCGCACGGCGTCCATTGGCGAGTCGGCGGCGGCCTGTTCGCCGGGGGGTGTCATCACCAGCGCGCGGAAACTATTGAACGTTCCTTTCCCTTCGCCTTGCCGCCACAATGCCTCTCCCTTCGCCAGTATATCGGAATCCGCGCGCAGGCCACCGACAAAGAAAGCCAAGGCCCAGCAGTCGGCCTCGGAAAAATCGGTGTAGGCGCGCATCGGCGTGCCGCCCACGCCGAGCGAGATGGTGTTGTAGAGGCCGTACAG is part of the Nitrospira sp. SG-bin1 genome and harbors:
- a CDS encoding hydrolase TatD; translation: MLIDTHTHLDDARYNDDREAVIARAREAGVEAFITIGCDLATSQAAVQLADRHPFVYASIGVHPHEVKHIQDTWYDEFRRLAKHRQVVAYGEIGLDFHYNHSSPKDQRERFREQVQLARELKLPVIIHTREAQEDTITILKEEKASDVGGVFHCFSGDAWLAKDALDLGFYLSFSGILTFQNATMLREIAANTPLDRLLIETDCPYLTPVPYRGKRNEPAYVSQVAKQLASLHNMSVDEIAGRTSGNAKRLFKIA
- a CDS encoding cytochrome C, with the translated sequence MRIFLLLSPLPWWLVTVLVTASLHGVAMASPADDEKAQTIVHMLDYIAVDYPECVQDGTVVNADEYTEQREFAIQAVTLLNKLPAVPEQPALLQQARGLLAQIDATASGSEISALAGRLRLGVIQAWALSVAPRQPPDLRQGAKLFAQHCAGCHGSQGRGDGPLSTGMEPAPRNFHDDARMRQRSLYGLYNTISLGVGGTPMRAYTDFSEADCWALAFFVGGLRADSDILAKGEALWRQGEGKGTFNSFRALVMTPPGEQAAADSPMDAVRAYLTRHPDALQTMVHTPLAFSRAKLEEASRAYAKGDRDSARRLAIAAYLEGFELIESTLDNVDSPLRLETEREMIALRSAIGEGRPSEAVTAQSVRVIALLDRADTALSGSNLSPSAAFASSLVILLREGLESILVVSAIVAFVVKTKRQEALPYIHAGWIGAVALGGVTWGIAGYALKMSGVGRELTEGITALLAAAMLLYVGWWLHSRSNAQAWNRFIREQITVALGMRTLWAMAGISFLVVYREIFEVILFYETLWAQAGVDRHEAVLWGIVAAVLMLVLISGVILRYSVRLPIGPFFTISSILLALMAIVFVGNGIAALQEAGVLDVTRIRFVSLPLLGIHPTLQTLVPQALMLLVIAGGIWANRAKTD